CCGGCGCAGCTTGCGGGGCGTGACCGCCGCGGCCGGCACGCCGCAGGCCTCGCCGCGCCGTGTCTTGACCTCGACGAAGGCCAGATCCGGACCGCGCCGCACCACCAGATCCAGTTCTCCCTCCCGGACCCGGAAACGCGTCGCCAGGACGCCGTAGCCCTCGTACTCGTAATAGAGGCGGGCCAGGCTCTCGCCGAGCCTGCCCAGGATCTGCTTGTCGCGTGACATCGCCGGACTCCGCTTTCCGGGAGGAAGGCTGCGGATCGGCAGCAAGAGTCCTACCAGAGGCTCGATTGACGCAATCCGGCCACGGGACGGAAAGAGAAACGGTGGACGCTGGCGGGCCCGCATTCGGCCAGGGAGGCCAGATGGCCCGGACTGCCGTATCCCTTGTGGGCGGAGAAACCGTAGGCGGGAAAACGTGCGTCAAGTTCCACCATGATGCGGTCGCGCACGACCTTGGCGACGATCGAGGCCGCAGCGATCGCGGCGCTACGCCCGTCCCCCTTCACGATGCAGGCGCAGGGGCAGTCGAGCGGTGGCGCGTGGTTCCCATCGACCAGCACGAGGTCCGGGCTCGCGCCCAGCAGCCCCACGGCGCCCGACATGGCCTTCAGGCTGGCGCGCAGGATGTCGGTGCGGTCGATCTCGCGGGGCCAGACGGCGAAGGCGCCCCACGCGAGGGCGCCCTCCAGGATCGAGGCGTAGAGGCAGTCGCGCTTGGCGGCCGAAAGCCGCTTAGAGTCGTCGAGGCCTTCGGGGCACCAGCCTGGGGGCAGGATGGTCGCTCCGGAGACCACGGGGCCCGCCAGGCAGCCGCGGCCCGCCTCGTCGACGCCGGCGATACGCAAGCGGCCTCCGCCGGAGTACGCGCTGTCGAAGCCGGCGAGACTGTCGTCCCGGCGACTCACTTGCGGCCGAACTGCTTCTCGCGGATACGGGCCTTGCGACCGGTCAGGCCGCGCAGGTAGTAGAGCTTGGCGCGACGCACGCGGCCGCGGCGAACCACGTCGATACCGGTCAGGTTCGGGCTCTGCACGGGGATGACCCTCTCGACGGCGATGCCGCTGGAGATCTTGCGCACCGTGATGGACGCCTCGTTGGCCGTGCCCTGGCGCGCGATGACCACGCCCTCGTAATTCTGGACGCGGGTCTTGCCGGCCTCGCTGATGCGCATCTTGCACCGGATCGTGTCTCCGATATTGAATTCGGGCAGGTCGTCGCGCAGGTTTTCCTGCCTGATAGAATCGATGATGTTGCTCATCGTCGCCTCCTGAGCTTTCCGCGCCGGCGCCGGGCCGGCATTCGCATGGTTCATCGCTCCGACTCGCCGCCGTCGGCCGTCGGTCCGTTCTCGTCGTCAATCAGGTCCGGCCGCCTCGCGCGGGTCCGATCCCTGGCCTCGGCCTCGCGCCATGCGGCGATCTTCGCATGATGCCCGGACAGGAGTATGTCAGGCACCGCATGCCCCCTGAACTCCGCCGGGCGCGTGTACCAGCAGCCATCGAGCCCGCCGGCCTGCGCCGTGGTGAAGCTGTCCGCGTCCGCCGAATCGCTGTTGCCCAGGACGCCCGGCAGGCGCCTGACCAGCGCATCGATCAGCACCAGCGCGGGAAGTTCCCCGCCGGTGAGCACGTAATCCCCGATGGAGACCTCCCGCGGACGCAGGATGTCCGCGACCCTCTGGTCGACGCCCTTGTAATGCCCGCAGATCAGGATCAGCTCGCCGGCTGCGCGCGCCGCCACCAGCAGCTCCAGCACCAAGGCCTCGTCCAGGGTCTCGCCCTGGGGGGTCATCAGCACCAGCGGCGCCGCTTCGTCCTCCCGCACGGCCTCTACGGTCTCGATCACCGGCGGCGCCATCATGATCATGCCGGGACCGCCGCCGTACGGGTAATCGTCGACCGTCCCGTGACGATCGACCGCATGGTCGCGGATGTCGGCCACCGTGTAGGTGACCTGTCCCTGCGCGGCGGCGCGCCCGAGAATGCTGGCGCCGAGCACCGACCGGACCATGTCCGGGAACAGGGTCAGTACCTTAATCGCCAGCGACATCCAGCAGCCCTTCCGGAGGATCGATCACCAGCGGGCCGGTCATCCCCTCGTCGGGAAGGAGGATCTGCGCCACCGCGGGTATCAACGTCTCGCCGCCGACTCCCGGCACGACCAGCGTGAACTGGGGACCGTGCCGACGCACCTCGTCCACCTTGCCGACGCTCTCTCCCGCCAGCGTCACGACCTCGCGGCCGAGATAGCGGAACGGCAGGCCACCGGGTGGTTTGGGAAAGTCCGTCTCGATATAGCGGCTCCGGAGGAAGCCCACCGAGCGGCCGATCGTCCCTTCCGCGGCGTCGCGGTCGGTCAAGCCCGCCGCGCTGACGACCAGGCAGTTGCCGCTGGTACGCCTGCCCCGGATCTCGAGCGCCGCGCCGTCGTCCCAGACCAGGTACGGGGACCCGAGCAGCGGCTCGTACCAGTCCAGGAGCGGATATACCTTGAACTCGCCCCGCAGCCCCACCGCCTTCACGACTTCCGCGATGGGTACGAACTCCCCTTGAAGCCGGTCACCCACGGCGGCTACTGGTTCTCTTCGGCGATCTCGAACCCGTAGTAACGGTTTCGCTTGGCACCGACGGCCTGCAACAGCGCACGGACCGCACGCGCAGTCTGTCCACCCTTGCCGATCACCTGGCCGAGATCGTCGGCGTGAACGCTCAGCCGGTAGACCTCCTCCCCGTCCCGCTCCAGCTTCTGGATCTGCACGGCCTCGGGGTGGTCCACCAGGTTGACGACGATGTACGAGATCAATTCGAGGACATCACTCATGGCGATCAGCCCTCGTCCTGGGTCGCATCCGCGTCGGCAGCCTCGGCTGTCGTCCCGTCCCGGGACGGCTCGGCTTCCGATTCGCCGGCGGCTGTCTTGGCGGCTTCAGCCGCAGCCGCGGCTTCGGTTGCCTTGCGCTCGTCCTCCTCCGCAGCCTTCTTGACGGCTTCGGTCTCCTTGGCGACGCGCGCGGCATCGGCCCTGGCCAGGGTCCTGTCAGCTTCGCGACTGGCGAAGTCCGCCCGCCAGAACGCCACCTTGGCGGCGACCTCCGTGGCGTCGAGGCCCTGTCGCTCCAGTTCCCAGCGGTAGAGGATGCCCTCGCGTTGAACGAGCGTACGGGCCGTCTCGGACATGGTCGCGCCCTTGCGCAACCAGGCCAGGATCTCCTCCTCCTGCAACTTGGCCTCGTAGGGCTCCGCGAAGGGATCGTAGTAGCCCAGGTTGGCCAGGTAGGCGCCGTCGCGCCTGTTGCGGCTGTCCGTGACGATGAGCCTGTAGAACGGCCGCTTCTTGCGTCCCATCCTCGTCAATCTGATGGTGGTCGACACGCGATACCTCCGGGTTTGTGTCGTTTGCCCACGGTCCTGGCGGACGGCCGACGCGACCGTCTCATGAAACCGCGAAATATGGTCTCCCGGGACGGGACTGACAAACCGGTCAGTGCTTGCCCAGAACCTTCTGACTGAACTGCTCCAGGCCGCCGGAGGCGTTGATCTGACGCATCATGCGGCGCATGTCGCGATACTGCTTGAGCAGCTTGTTCACCTGGGAGACGTTGGTCCCGCTACCTCGGGCGATGCGTTTGCGCCGGGAACCGTTGATGATCTCCGGGCGCCTGCGCTCGACGACGGTCATCGAGTTGATCATGGCCTCGACGCGCTTCATCTGGTTCTCGTCCACGTTGGCCTTGTCGAGCAGTTTGCCGTCCATGCCGGGTAGCATGCGCATGACGCCCTTCAGGGGTCCCATGCGCTTTACCTGTCGGATCTGCTTCTGAAAATCCTCCAGGGTGAACTCGTTGTTCATGAAGCGGCCGGCCATGGCCTCCGCTTCGTCGGTGTCCATGTTCTCCTCGGCCCTCTCGATGAGGGTCAGGATGTCGCCCATGCCGAGGATGCGGCCGGCCATGCGATCCGGATGGAAGATCTCCAGGTCGCCCAACTTCTCGCCCGTGGACACCATCTTGATGGGACGGCCGGTAATCTCGCGCACGGACAGGGCCGCGCCCCCCCGGGCGTCGCCGTCCATCTTGGTCATCACGGCGCCGTCGAAGCCCACGCGGGCGACGAATTCCTGGGCCACGGTCACCGACTCCTGACCGATCATGGCGTCCAGCACGAGCAGTTTCTCGTCCATGGGCACCGTCTTGTCGATGTCGGCGAGCTCGTTCATCAACGTGTCGTCGATATGGAGCCGGCCGGCCGTGTCGACGATCAGGACGTCGCACTTGTTGTCCTTGGCCCGCCGCAGCCCGAGCTTGACGATCTGGACTGCGTTCTTGCGTGTCCGGTCGCTGTGCACCGGCACCCCCACCGTCTCGGCCAGGGCGTGCAACTGATCGATGGCGGCGGGGCGATAGATGTCGGCCGCCACCAGCATGGGCGCGCGGCCATCCTTCTTCAGCCGCTGCGCCAGCTTGGCGCAGAAGGTCGTCTTGCCGCTGCCCTGCAGCCCCATGACCATGACCGTGGCCACTGGCGAGCGGGACAGGTTCAATTCCACGGTCTCGCCGCCGAGCAGTGCGACCATCTCGTCCCGCACGAGCTTGACGACCTGCTGGTCGGGCGTGAGGCTGTCCCAGACCCGCTGTCCGGCGGCGGATTCCCCGACCCTCGCCACGAACGCCTTGGCGACCTGGTAGTTGACGTCGGCCTCGAGCAGGGCCAGGCGCACCTCGCGGAGCACATCCTTGACGTTCTGCTCGGTCAGGCGCTCGGGCCCCGAGAGTTTTCTCAGGGCGCCGCCCAACCTGCTCGTCAACTCCTGGAACACCCGCTCGTCCTCTCGGCCTGGTCCTCTAACCACCCGTTTCACAAGTCATTGTGACCGACACACACAAAAACAACGGGCGGTCGCACAGTAACGCCCGGCCCATCTGGCAATCGGACAGGATAGCCCATGAAATGGCTTCGAGCAAGGGATTTATGATGTTCAGCCCGTCCCGCGCAGGCGCGAGATGGCGCCCGCCCTGTCCGGCGCCGCGAAGAGATGCGAACCCGACACCAGGATGTCGGCGCCAGCGTCCCGGCACCCGGGAGCGGTCTCGTCGTTCACGCCGCCGTCCACGGAGATGGCGAAATCCAACCGCGATGCGTCCCGCCAGGCCACCAGACGACGCATCTTGTCGAGCGCGGCGACGTCGAAGCTCTGCCCCCCGAAGCCGGGCGGCACGGACATGACAAGTACCAGATCCACCGTTCCGAGGTAGGGCTGCACGGACTCGATCGGCATGTCCGGGTTGAGTGAGAGGCCGCGTCGCAGACCCAGCTCACCGATGGCCGCGAGGGTCTCCGCCACGTCGCACGCCGACTCGACATGGATCGTCAGCGCGTCCGCGCCGGCCTCGGCGAAGGCCGATATGTACCTGTCGGGGCGGGTCATCATCAGGTGCGTGTCCAGCAGGAGCTCCGTGCAGCGCCGGATGGCCGCGACGATGAAGGGGCCGAAGGTGAGATTCGGGACGAAGTGCCCGTCCATCACATCAAGATGGAACAGGTCCGCGCCTGCCGTGGTCATGTCGCCGATCTCGGTCGCGAGTCGCGTGAAGTCTGCCGACAACAGGGACGGCGACACCGCCACCTCACCTTGTCGAGGCCACCAGCTCAATGGTCTCTCCCTTGATGATGCGTGTCCCTGGCACCGGATTCTGCGCGAGCACCGTGCCGTGCGGAACGTCCCGGTCGCGTTCGAAGCGGACCGGCGCGATGACGCAGCCCGCGCCTTCGATCGCTTGTTGCGCCGCGTAGAGCGCCTGTCCGCGCAGGTCCGGCATGAGATAGGCTGGCGTCGGCGGCGGCTCGGCGATCACCAGGTCCACCTCCCCTCCCTTGCGCGTACGGGTGCCGACGGGCGGGAAGTTCATGGCGACGGTGGCTGCCACCCAGCCGTCGCGTTTCATGTGCAGGATCCGCCCGACGCGGTAGGATTCCCGCTGGAGCGTGTTCTCGGCCTGCTGCCGTGACAGGCCCGACAGCTGGGGCACCTGCCCCGCCGGCGGTCCGGCGCTGACGACCAGGGCGACGCTGCGGCCCTCGCGCACCGTGTGGCCGCTCTCGGGAAGCTGGCTGATCACGATGCCGGCCGAGAGAGTGGGATGCGTCTCCTCACGCACGATCTCGACCGCAAGACCCGCCTGCGCGGCCGCCCGGCCGGCGTCGGCCGTCGCGCGTCCGGTCAGATCCGGCACGCGCACCTCCGCGTTGTTATGCACGAGACGGGGCACGAGCAGGGCGTTGGACAGCACCAGGCCGACGGCGAAGACCGCCGCCAAGGAGACCAGCAGCAGGATGAATTGCCATACCTTCATGCTCGATCCTCCCGTCGCCGCAGCCTGGCGGCTAAGAAGCCGTCCGCACCGTCGCGATGCGGCAGCCACGTCCGTCGCCACGCGGTATCCGCCGCGCCGTCGGCGGGCGCCGGCACCAGGTCAGGATATTCCCCGCGCAGTTTATCCACAACCCCTTCGTTCTCTTCCGGTTCCAGGGAACAGGTCGCATATAGCAGCTGTCCCCCGGGACGGGTGACCCGAAAGGCTTCACGCGCCAGTTCGTACAGACGCGACGCGCTCCGCGCCAAGAGGTCCGGCCCGACGCGCCACCGCCCTTCGGGATGCCGGCGGATGACACCCGTGCCGCTGCAGGGACCGTCCAGCAGGACGGTGTTGAAGGTACGATCGGCGAAGGGAGCGAGCCGGCCATCGGCCGAGACCAGGAGGTCCGGGCCGATTCCGGTCCTGGTCGCCGCATCGGCCACCAGGGTTAACCGCGCGCGGTCCAGGTCCATGGCGATCAGGATCGCGCCGTCGCCCAACGCGGTCCGCAGACGCAGTGTCTTGCCCCCCGGGGCCGCGCAGGCGTCGAGGGCCGGCCCACGGATGCCAGCGCACAGATATCCCGTCGCGGCCTGGACCGCTTCGTCCTGGACGATGAGCGACGGCTCCCGCGCCAGGATCGCCCGGAGATCGGCCCGAGAGGGATGGTCCTCCAGAACGAGCGTGCGGTCGGTGAGACCCCCGGTCCGTACCTGGAGGCCGGACGCCGTGAGCCGCGCCGCGACCGCCGTGGTTGTCGCCGGCGGCAGCACGTGACAGGCGAGCGGGGGTCGGCGGTTGTTGCACGCGCAGAGACGCTCGGTCCCGTCGGGACCGTACCTGTCTAGCCAGCGCTCGATCAGCCAGGACGGGTGGGAATGCCAGGCTGCCAGATGCGCGACCGGATCAAGGTTGCGATCCGGGAACAGCGCCCGCAACGAATCGGTGTTCCCGCCGGCCTGCGCCAGTTCCCGGGCCACCGCGTGCAGGAGCCCGTTCACGTAGGGGGCGGTCTTGGCGCCGCCGACCTCGCGCGCCAGCCGCACGCTCTGGTCGACGGCCGCGTAGACGGGAACCCTGTCGCAGGCCAGCAACTGATGCAGCCCGAGGCGCAGGACGATACGGATCGCGCGCCGCACGACGTTCACGCGCCGCGAAAAGCGTCCGATCAGGTGGTCGTAGCGTCCCTGCCACTGGAGCGTGCCGCGGACCAGTTCGGCCAGGAAGCGTCGGTCCCTGTCGTCGCCCATGGCATCCATGGCCTCCGCCAGCACT
This genomic interval from bacterium contains the following:
- the rpe gene encoding ribulose-phosphate 3-epimerase yields the protein MAVSPSLLSADFTRLATEIGDMTTAGADLFHLDVMDGHFVPNLTFGPFIVAAIRRCTELLLDTHLMMTRPDRYISAFAEAGADALTIHVESACDVAETLAAIGELGLRRGLSLNPDMPIESVQPYLGTVDLVLVMSVPPGFGGQSFDVAALDKMRRLVAWRDASRLDFAISVDGGVNDETAPGCRDAGADILVSGSHLFAAPDRAGAISRLRGTG
- a CDS encoding PASTA domain-containing protein, with product MKVWQFILLLVSLAAVFAVGLVLSNALLVPRLVHNNAEVRVPDLTGRATADAGRAAAQAGLAVEIVREETHPTLSAGIVISQLPESGHTVREGRSVALVVSAGPPAGQVPQLSGLSRQQAENTLQRESYRVGRILHMKRDGWVAATVAMNFPPVGTRTRKGGEVDLVIAEPPPTPAYLMPDLRGQALYAAQQAIEGAGCVIAPVRFERDRDVPHGTVLAQNPVPGTRIIKGETIELVASTR
- the rplS gene encoding 50S ribosomal protein L19, with protein sequence MSNIIDSIRQENLRDDLPEFNIGDTIRCKMRISEAGKTRVQNYEGVVIARQGTANEASITVRKISSGIAVERVIPVQSPNLTGIDVVRRGRVRRAKLYYLRGLTGRKARIREKQFGRK
- a CDS encoding KH domain-containing protein; the encoded protein is MSDVLELISYIVVNLVDHPEAVQIQKLERDGEEVYRLSVHADDLGQVIGKGGQTARAVRALLQAVGAKRNRYYGFEIAEENQ
- a CDS encoding ribonuclease HII; translation: MRIAGVDEAGRGCLAGPVVSGATILPPGWCPEGLDDSKRLSAAKRDCLYASILEGALAWGAFAVWPREIDRTDILRASLKAMSGAVGLLGASPDLVLVDGNHAPPLDCPCACIVKGDGRSAAIAAASIVAKVVRDRIMVELDARFPAYGFSAHKGYGSPGHLASLAECGPASVHRFSFRPVAGLRQSSLW
- the trmD gene encoding tRNA (guanosine(37)-N1)-methyltransferase TrmD, coding for MAIKVLTLFPDMVRSVLGASILGRAAAQGQVTYTVADIRDHAVDRHGTVDDYPYGGGPGMIMMAPPVIETVEAVREDEAAPLVLMTPQGETLDEALVLELLVAARAAGELILICGHYKGVDQRVADILRPREVSIGDYVLTGGELPALVLIDALVRRLPGVLGNSDSADADSFTTAQAGGLDGCWYTRPAEFRGHAVPDILLSGHHAKIAAWREAEARDRTRARRPDLIDDENGPTADGGESER
- a CDS encoding YraN family protein, translated to MSRDKQILGRLGESLARLYYEYEGYGVLATRFRVREGELDLVVRRGPDLAFVEVKTRRGEACGVPAAAVTPRKLRR
- the rpsP gene encoding 30S ribosomal protein S16; this encodes MSTTIRLTRMGRKKRPFYRLIVTDSRNRRDGAYLANLGYYDPFAEPYEAKLQEEEILAWLRKGATMSETARTLVQREGILYRWELERQGLDATEVAAKVAFWRADFASREADRTLARADAARVAKETEAVKKAAEEDERKATEAAAAAEAAKTAAGESEAEPSRDGTTAEAADADATQDEG
- the ffh gene encoding signal recognition particle protein, which translates into the protein MFQELTSRLGGALRKLSGPERLTEQNVKDVLREVRLALLEADVNYQVAKAFVARVGESAAGQRVWDSLTPDQQVVKLVRDEMVALLGGETVELNLSRSPVATVMVMGLQGSGKTTFCAKLAQRLKKDGRAPMLVAADIYRPAAIDQLHALAETVGVPVHSDRTRKNAVQIVKLGLRRAKDNKCDVLIVDTAGRLHIDDTLMNELADIDKTVPMDEKLLVLDAMIGQESVTVAQEFVARVGFDGAVMTKMDGDARGGAALSVREITGRPIKMVSTGEKLGDLEIFHPDRMAGRILGMGDILTLIERAEENMDTDEAEAMAGRFMNNEFTLEDFQKQIRQVKRMGPLKGVMRMLPGMDGKLLDKANVDENQMKRVEAMINSMTVVERRRPEIINGSRRKRIARGSGTNVSQVNKLLKQYRDMRRMMRQINASGGLEQFSQKVLGKH